A window of Deinococcus terrestris contains these coding sequences:
- a CDS encoding type II toxin-antitoxin system Phd/YefM family antitoxin, with protein MRSMTYTKLRQNLAATMDEVIDNHDPVIVTRGERAVVVMSLEDFHSWQETAHLLGTPANARRLLKSIAALEAGQGEARELTQ; from the coding sequence ATGCGGTCTATGACCTATACCAAGCTGCGGCAGAATCTCGCGGCCACCATGGACGAGGTGATCGACAACCACGACCCGGTGATCGTGACGCGGGGTGAGCGGGCCGTGGTTGTCATGAGTCTGGAGGATTTCCACTCCTGGCAGGAAACCGCGCACCTGCTGGGGACGCCCGCCAATGCCCGCCGTCTCCTGAAGTCCATCGCGGCGCTGGAGGCCGGACAGGGTGAGGCCAGAGAACTCACCCAATGA
- a CDS encoding Txe/YoeB family addiction module toxin, with protein MRLVFSPEALEDSLFWQEQGGKTLGKINELIRATARDPFSGPGKPEPLRHQLQGWWSRRITLEHRLVYRVSGDDLLIASLRFHYED; from the coding sequence ATGAGGCTGGTCTTCTCCCCCGAAGCGTTGGAGGACTCCCTCTTCTGGCAGGAGCAAGGCGGCAAGACGCTGGGGAAGATCAACGAACTCATCCGCGCCACTGCCCGTGACCCCTTCAGCGGCCCGGGCAAACCCGAACCGCTGCGGCATCAGCTTCAGGGCTGGTGGTCGCGGCGCATCACCCTGGAACACCGCCTCGTGTACCGGGTGAGCGGGGATGATCTGCTGATCGCCAGCCTGCGCTTCCATTACGAGGATTGA
- a CDS encoding ASCH domain-containing protein: MKITRKAITEVVQTVENSGAGEVIVPAGEFWAHFGVQDSMQALQQQIAQRLAEEGLEVAFEVVIALPPEELPLVGEFPVPAQPAPLDLSADTLRALSIQQPWAELILRGEKNLEYRSRRMREMGPLLVHASGTRVPENFGGFDLDPDALPYRALVGIVDVVGVQAVEGDDGLYAWQLAHPRRFRNPIPYSGAAGIFRVPLDTVREALGTATTPGAPL, translated from the coding sequence ATGAAGATCACCAGGAAGGCCATCACGGAAGTTGTTCAGACGGTCGAGAACAGCGGGGCGGGCGAGGTCATCGTTCCAGCCGGGGAGTTCTGGGCCCACTTCGGCGTGCAGGATTCCATGCAGGCCTTGCAGCAGCAGATCGCCCAGCGTCTGGCAGAGGAAGGGCTGGAGGTGGCGTTCGAGGTGGTCATCGCCCTCCCACCAGAAGAACTCCCTCTGGTCGGAGAGTTCCCCGTGCCCGCCCAGCCCGCGCCCCTGGACCTGTCAGCAGACACCCTGCGCGCCCTGAGCATCCAGCAGCCCTGGGCCGAGCTGATCCTGCGCGGCGAGAAGAACCTGGAATACCGCTCGCGCCGGATGCGCGAGATGGGGCCGCTGCTGGTGCATGCGTCGGGCACCCGCGTTCCCGAGAACTTTGGGGGCTTTGATCTCGACCCAGACGCCTTGCCCTACCGCGCCCTGGTCGGCATCGTGGACGTGGTCGGCGTGCAGGCTGTGGAGGGCGACGATGGCCTCTATGCCTGGCAGCTCGCGCACCCGAGGCGCTTCCGGAATCCCATCCCCTATTCCGGCGCGGCAGGCATCTTCCGCGTGCCCCTGGACACGGTGCGTGAAGCCCTGGGGACGGCCACGACCCCCGGAGCGCCCCTTTGA
- the pglX gene encoding BREX-1 system adenine-specific DNA-methyltransferase PglX: RVWLEAHPESGLREHMPYYLESENPAPPPNPDLTPESLTVMDPACGSGHILVYAFDLLAHIYRERGYSDREIPALILEHNLHGLDIDERAAQLASFAVVMKARDLNSRLFRRDMPELNILQVRSTRGLKLPNAGSRDMLGQFSTLSGGLTDADAFNPNDWQPLVSAFEDADHLGSLITPPEFDAGRLRAQLHWLESRGGLDAGALEELRHLLKQAELLGRKYDAVVANPPYMSISDFTEVLRREVPLRFTHGKNDLYSTFILRCLDFLNSSGTIGMVTQHGWMFLSSFSPLRSNIIKETQIESFVHLGARAFPEIGGEIVQNASFIIKKKRNIGASGRYIRLTNVEGLDAKEAAFHNKHNRYNKVPQKDFLSIEDHPLIYWFGDKTKNTFRIPSIGTVAGVDGQNKTGNNDEFLRFHWEITSNSIFPDGWRFYIKGGEFRKWYGNIDYCVNWRPEVRSFYRNSKIARIIKQEYWNISGITWTYNTTGVFNARLLNRGHIFDVNGSSIFPIEDEDEMPILGLLNSSYANEILHALNPTISFQVKEIQKVPYLRPSVTLIADVKLLIQACVNFAKIDWDNFETSWDFQSHPLLRPGTATVSEAFSIWQAQAEAAFRELQRLEEENNRYWIDAYGLQDELTPEVPDEQITIRRADLGRDVRSLLSYAVGCMMGRYSLDEPGLIHAGQPFDPSRHTRFPADRDGILPVPLGGHFEDDVTARFAEFLRVAFAPERVAENMEWVAASLGGQRAGETAEARIRRYFATEFMSDHIQTYKKRPIYWLFTSGKKRGFGALVYLHRYDAGTLARLRTDYLMPLQRKLDADLERVGGERDAAGSTAAKKAAEKRLKEISEQIAEVHKYDESLRHAADLKIPLDLDDGVAYNYWLMSAPGLEYLTGRPLKGLSDLVYTGTDLKMADLERKSQWKRDLLAQERGREEVGA, translated from the coding sequence GCCGCGTGTGGTTGGAGGCGCACCCGGAGAGCGGCTTGCGCGAGCATATGCCGTACTACCTGGAGAGCGAGAACCCGGCCCCGCCCCCCAACCCCGACCTGACCCCCGAGAGCCTGACCGTGATGGACCCGGCGTGTGGCAGCGGGCACATCCTGGTGTACGCCTTCGACCTGCTGGCGCACATCTACCGCGAGCGGGGCTACAGCGACCGGGAGATTCCTGCGCTGATTCTGGAACACAACCTGCACGGTCTGGACATCGACGAGCGGGCCGCGCAACTGGCGAGCTTTGCCGTGGTGATGAAGGCCCGCGACCTGAACAGCCGCCTGTTCCGCCGGGACATGCCCGAACTGAACATCCTGCAAGTGAGGAGTACGCGGGGGCTGAAGCTGCCGAACGCGGGCAGCCGGGACATGCTGGGCCAGTTCAGCACCCTCAGCGGTGGCCTGACCGATGCGGACGCCTTCAACCCGAACGACTGGCAACCGCTGGTGAGTGCCTTCGAGGATGCCGACCACCTGGGCAGCCTGATTACCCCGCCCGAGTTCGACGCCGGGCGGCTGCGGGCGCAACTGCACTGGCTGGAGAGTAGGGGAGGGCTGGACGCCGGGGCGCTGGAGGAGTTGCGGCACCTGCTGAAACAGGCCGAGTTGCTGGGCCGGAAGTATGACGCGGTGGTGGCGAATCCTCCATACATGAGTATTTCTGACTTTACCGAGGTTCTACGCCGTGAAGTACCATTGCGTTTTACTCACGGAAAAAATGACCTTTATTCCACATTTATCCTTAGATGTCTTGACTTTTTAAATAGCTCTGGAACTATAGGGATGGTCACTCAACATGGGTGGATGTTTCTATCGTCCTTCTCTCCACTAAGAAGCAATATAATTAAAGAGACCCAAATCGAATCATTTGTACATCTTGGTGCGCGTGCATTCCCTGAGATCGGCGGTGAGATAGTACAGAACGCCTCTTTCATAATCAAGAAGAAAAGAAATATTGGTGCGTCTGGAAGATACATTCGACTGACTAATGTTGAAGGTCTCGATGCAAAGGAGGCAGCTTTTCACAATAAACACAATAGATATAATAAAGTACCACAAAAGGACTTTTTATCGATTGAAGACCACCCATTGATTTACTGGTTTGGTGACAAAACAAAGAACACATTTAGAATTCCCAGCATCGGTACCGTAGCAGGAGTGGATGGTCAGAATAAGACAGGAAACAACGATGAATTTTTGCGATTCCATTGGGAGATAACGTCAAATAGCATTTTTCCTGATGGCTGGAGATTTTACATAAAGGGTGGTGAATTTCGGAAGTGGTACGGGAACATCGATTATTGTGTGAATTGGAGACCTGAAGTAAGATCATTCTATCGAAATAGTAAAATAGCTAGGATTATAAAACAGGAGTATTGGAATATATCTGGAATTACATGGACTTATAACACAACGGGTGTGTTTAATGCTAGACTGCTAAATAGGGGCCATATTTTTGATGTGAATGGCTCTTCGATATTTCCAATTGAAGATGAAGATGAAATGCCGATTTTGGGACTCCTCAATTCAAGTTATGCCAATGAAATCCTACATGCGTTGAACCCAACTATTTCCTTTCAAGTGAAGGAAATTCAAAAAGTACCATATCTTCGTCCCTCGGTTACCTTAATAGCAGACGTCAAACTGCTAATTCAGGCCTGTGTCAACTTTGCTAAAATCGACTGGGACAACTTTGAAACCTCCTGGGACTTCCAATCCCATCCCCTGCTGCGCCCCGGCACGGCGACCGTCTCCGAAGCCTTTTCCATCTGGCAGGCTCAGGCGGAAGCGGCCTTCCGCGAGTTGCAGCGACTGGAGGAGGAGAACAACCGCTACTGGATCGACGCCTACGGGTTGCAAGACGAACTGACGCCCGAGGTGCCCGACGAGCAGATCACCATTCGCCGCGCCGACCTGGGCCGCGACGTGCGGAGCCTGCTGTCCTACGCGGTGGGCTGCATGATGGGCCGCTACTCGCTGGACGAGCCGGGCCTGATCCACGCGGGGCAACCCTTCGACCCGTCGCGCCACACGCGCTTCCCCGCCGACCGCGACGGCATCCTGCCCGTGCCCCTGGGCGGCCACTTCGAGGACGATGTGACGGCCCGCTTTGCCGAGTTCCTGCGGGTGGCCTTCGCGCCCGAACGGGTGGCCGAGAACATGGAGTGGGTGGCGGCGTCCCTGGGCGGCCAGAGGGCCGGGGAGACGGCAGAGGCCCGCATCCGCCGCTACTTCGCCACCGAGTTCATGTCCGACCACATCCAGACCTACAAGAAACGGCCCATCTACTGGCTGTTCACGTCGGGCAAGAAACGCGGCTTCGGGGCGCTGGTCTACCTGCACCGTTACGACGCGGGCACGCTGGCGCGGCTGCGAACCGACTACCTGATGCCCCTGCAACGCAAGCTGGACGCGGACCTGGAACGGGTGGGGGGCGAGCGCGACGCGGCAGGGAGTACAGCCGCGAAGAAGGCCGCCGAGAAACGCCTGAAGGAAATCAGCGAGCAGATCGCGGAGGTCCATAAGTACGACGAGTCTCTGCGCCACGCCGCCGACCTGAAGATCCCCCTCGACCTCGACGACGGCGTGGCCTACAACTACTGGCTGATGAGTGCCCCGGGCCTGGAGTACCTGACCGGGCGGCCCCTGAAGGGCCTTTCTGACCTCGTGTACACCGGCACCGACCTGAAGATGGCCGATCTGGAACGCAAGAGCCAGTGGAAGCGCGACCTGCTCGCGCAGGAGCGGGGGCGTGAGGAGGTGGGGGCGTGA